The following is a genomic window from Homalodisca vitripennis isolate AUS2020 unplaced genomic scaffold, UT_GWSS_2.1 ScUCBcl_14673;HRSCAF=25575, whole genome shotgun sequence.
CTCCCCCAATTTTCACGAAAAAAACATAAGTTATCTGCTATATACCGTTGCGGCGGACACACAGTTATATGCTTGATTCCGTGcgggatcccgtgcggcggacccactgggcCGGCAAACGTAACGTtacgggcgttacactttttcatgagtgactccgtgCCGCAACCTAATTTCACgtcgttgtcacgtcaaaaaaattaaacctcTATCACAGAAAGTGCCAGATATTATTTATCTAGCTATAAAAAGGTCTAGTTAACAGCCCTCCTATACATTACTGATTTTGAATTTAACAACAATCTGAATTTTAACCCCAAAATATCTCTATTTAGACATTTTGTTGGTCACTAATTTATCAGGGTTTTGGATTACCAAACTTGTTCTTTATTCACTTTGCTGTAGTTTTAAGAATGTTGGTAAATACAGAAAGACAATTAAGGTCAACTTGTGAAGTTGAAAATTGAAGTTGAAAACAGCAGTCAGATAACTAGTTATCAGTTCAATCCATGAATTTGTTCTGAttggtgtaaattaaatataggCTTGCTTATCAAACTAACGCAGTATAAGCAGCAATAATCATGAAGAGTCACCTAATTGTTATCTTTGTGTGCCCAAAGGATATACTGAACTGAGAAACAGTGGAGCATAACTTCTTTAGGTGTTTCAAGTTCGActaacacccaaaaggggggggttgttttttttgttattatgtcATCATATCTGTTATTGTCAACACAATAGAACACTCCATATAGATTGTGTAATTATTAATAGTGGAAAAAATTGTATGGTAACCATTTTGTATAGATTGTTTGTTCTGTTTGAACAACTACTGCCAATTGTTAAAGAGTAATTTTAATGTGCTATTTATCATAACTCACTTAAACCTACCTTATATGTGACATAATctacaaacaataacattttctactgtattaaaagttttaaaaaaactgtgGAGAGACCATATTTGAAGACATGGTTTCTCTTAGATAAATCACTcaaatattccaaattaattcCCAATAGTTTCCTCATGAATTACATTAACTCAAAATAGTCTTTTCTTGAACAAAAACCAATGAATTCTACATAATTGAATCCATATATAGGGAAAGGTAATTCTGAGATACTTGTGATCGAAAGGAAATTCCAACAAAAACCAAATATTAggtcattaaaaaatattaaaacttgccCAGGCAGAGAATATTGTAACCTTCAAGTTTGATTAAAAAATCCCtgaaaaccccccccccccactaatttgtttctttaaatgtGTGAAGTTACATTATGTTCGCACTAGTTTTTCTTTTTGGTACTCAAAAATCTCCACTTTCGCATTTGAACAAACTTAACACAAATGGAGTTAAAAAGAATATAGGTCAATGGTAAATACTAGTGCCCTCACAGCaaaaagaaatactttatttCGCGTATTGGCAGACCTGTAGTACTTCTGGTGAAGACAGTTATTGCAGAACATTGCCTTTCTTACGTGAATGGTAGGTCCTTACATTCTTATGTGTAACGGTCGTAGGCAATTGCATTCTTATGTGAATGGATACCTAGGACATTACAATTCTTACGTGATAATAGGTAGGGGACATTACATTCTTACGTGAACGGTATGGCATTGCATTCTTACGTGAACGATGTAGGCACATTACATTTCTTAGTGTGAATGGTAAGGGCATTGCATTCATTACGTGAATGGCCTAGGACATTACATTCTTATGTGAACGGTAGGGCAATTTGCAATTTCTTAACCGTGAATCGGTATGACAAAGCAGACAATTGCATTCCTTATGTGAATGGGTATGACATTGCATTCTACAGTGAATGGTAGGACATGAGCATTCTTATGTGAACGGTAGGGCATTGCATTCCTTACGTGAATGGGTAGGACATTACATTTCTTAACGTGAATGGTAGGTCATTACATACTTAAGTGAACGGTAGGGCATTGCATACTTATCGTGAATGGTAGGTCATTTGCATTTCTTACGTGAATGGAAGGACATTACAATTCCTACTAGAAAGGTTTAGGACATTACATTCTTTATCGTGAACTGTAGGGCCATTGCAATTCTTACGTGAATGGGTAGGAGGACATTACATGGCTTATGTGAATGGTAGGTCATTGCATTCTATATGAATGGGAAGGACATTGTAAGACATTGCACTCATACGTGAATGGAAGAGattgaaaaaaaaccccccccccccccccaaaaccccccccccccccccccccccccccccccccccccccccccccccaacattgCAGACAATGCATTCTTAAGTGAATGGTAGGACAATGCGAGACCTTGTTTTCTTAAGTGAATGGAGTAAGACATTGCAATTCTCTTATCTGAATGGGGATAGGACATAGCAGGCATTGCGTTTCTTAATGTGAATAGTAGAGAATGGTAGGGACATAGCCAGTACATTGCATTCTTACTCTTAATGGTAGTACATTGCCACATTGCAATTCTTATGGTTAATGGTAGAGAGATGAGATAGGCCATTGACAGACAATGCATTCTTATGTTGAATGGTAGAGAATGGTAGGTACCATTGCAGACCTTGCATTCTATAGTGAATGGTAGAATTGCAAGGGACATTGCATTCTTATCTGAATGGTCGAGAATGATAGGATAATGGCAGACATTGCATTCTTTACTGTGAAATGGTTTAGAAGAATGATATGACATTGCAGGCAGTGCGTTCTTTATATGAATGGTATAGATGGTAGGACATTGCAGACATTGCATTCTTCTCTGAATGGTAAGAGAATGGATAGGGAACATTGCCAGACATTGGCATCTTACGTGAATGGTAGTGGTAGACATGGTAGGCCATTGCATGTCTGAGCCATTTTTTTAACGTGAATGATAGTACATTGCAGGACATTGCATTCTTATGTGAATGGTGAGAGAAATGATAGGACATTGCAGACCTTAGTCATTCTTACGTGAATGGGTAGGACATTGCAGGCATTGCGTTCTTAAATGTGAATGGTTAGAGGTATGGATCGACATTGCAGACCTTGCAATCTGACGTTGAATGGTAGGACATTTGCAGGCATTGTCATTTCTTATCGGTGAATGGTAGAGAGAATGATAGGACATTTGCGTTCATTATTTGAATGGTAGTAGAGAGTGGTAGGACATTTGCAGACCTTGCCATTCTTATTGCATGAATGGTAGAACGTTGTTGCAGACATTGCATTCTTATCTGAAAGGGGTAGGACATTTGCAGTCCTTATGTGAATGGAATACATTGCAGACATTGCATTCTTATGTGAAATGGTAGGCCATTTTTGGCATTCTTATGATGTTAAATGGTAGGACAATGCATTCTAACGTGAATGGTAAGGAACATTGCAGGGACATTGCATTCTTATCTGAATGGTAAGACATTGCATTCTACATGAATGGTATACATTGGCAGACATTTCATACTTATTGAATGGTAGGTCATTGCATTCTTATTGTAAGGTAGGACATAGCATTCTTATCTGAATGGTTAGGACAAATGCATTCTTACTATGAGACATGGTTAGGCCTTGCAGACAATTGAATCTCTTACATGAGAATGGTCTAGGACATTGCAGACATTGCCATACTTATTACCCAAATGTGTAGGAAATTGCAgacattgtaacaaaaaaaacattcttCCGTGACAGTGACAGGACATTTGGCATTCTCTATCTGAATTGGTAGGCACATTGCATTCTTTACGTGAATGGTAGGACATTGCAGACATTGCATTTTTTACGTGAATGGTAGGACATTGCAGACATTGCATTCTTATCTGAATGGTAGGACCATTGCATTCTTACGTGAATGGTAGGACATAGCATTCTTACACAAAAGGTAGGAAAATTGCAGACATTGCATTCGTTACATGAGATGTCATTGCAGACATTGCATTCTTATCTGAATGGTAGGGACATTGCATTCTTCACGTGGAATGGTAGGAACAGATGTGCAGACAATGTCATTTTTCATGTTATGGTAACACTCCACCATTTGGTTGTGTGTCCATGACCTTCCTGCACAATACTGTATCCCTGTTTTTGATTGTTCTTTTAATGTTGAACTCCTAGTCCCAGGTGAATTTGAAACTTCAAAATAGGGTCTACCTTATTGCATTGAATCTCTGCATTTTTAGGAAGGCTGGGAAAAAAGTAGCTCCAGCAAATATTTTAGTCAGTAATCattgaattattgtattacatgtttaaaatcaagtaaaaagtaacatatttaataataacttaattacactagctacaatattaaatttatagacacaaataataataataaattcagttttGAATTAAATGCGTGGAAGTTTATCAGGAAAAgtatatgattaaattttttgtgtacaGCTGAACGTAGAGCACAAAGAGCATGTGTGAAAGGCAGAGGAGGAAAGTCAGTTAACGTGTGTTGCCGTATTCTCCCATTAGTAATCATTACTACtagtgttatttttactgttcgttattgtttatttagtgaTTGATGAGTTTCATGTTTaggtcttttaaaataaaaacagcagaCCTTTCATAGCGTGACAAATCTTTTCCTAATGGTGTTTTGAGTAAAAGAAGTACAGATTCTATGATACTTAATTCAAAAACTATtgctaaaatattcaaaaagctcACAACAAAAATTTAGcaaatttgaaagataaataaatagtCCTTGAAAGATAAATAGGTAACCAATCATAGTAATTTTGGACAATGTTCATAATAATCATATTGatgttgattgttttattattatatttaactagaGCTTTTAAACAATGCTTAGTACTACTGAGAGTATGTttctttcttttgtattttaattaaatttctctcCCAGGTATTgtcattattgaaaatatatgtacagATATCAGGAGTGATGTCTGAAAATTGACAAATATCCAACTGAGTTCAGAAATTTGCCATTAGATGGGATTTGGAGATGTCGAGATCGGAGCTTGAGAACCCTCTCTAACCTTGACCAGTATAGCTTCTGACGACAGGCAGATTCCAAGATCGACAGTGTCCCTTTTGTATGGCGGACGCGGAGGGCAAGAAGAATTCTCGCACTAACTTCCCTGGTAATCTCTCTCAGCCACATTACAAGAAGGTGATAAGGCGACGTAGCAGCTCTATGCTCAACGATGATGATTTCCAGTGCCCGATCTGCGAGCGGAGGCTTAGTCTGGAGAAAGAAATCTGGAGATCCATAATGGAGAAACTTCACCCCAATGGAGGTTAGTTTTGTACAGAAGTAGTTAGAATGTTCTCCTACAGTACAAGAAGTTTGTTTTTAAGTATGTACCATTTATATATAACTTCTAGTGTTGCAGCACTACGTGAAGTTTATTTATTGACAAGAAATACTGTCATGTATGTATTTCCTACCGCTAGAGGCATGAGAgcagtttgaaattttaaacgttATATTTGTGATTTAATACGAATAAAACATTATGAGCTTATGTAATGTTAAGTAAATGGATAAGAGCTTTAAAAATGGCTAAAAGAATGTTCCATGATGACGGATGAAACGGAATGGGTTACTCTCATTGATCTTTAACGATTTTGATGCAGAAATGTGAACGATTTGAATGCAGAAAGTGAACGATTTGATGCAGAAAGTGAATCGATTTGATGCAGAATGTGAACGATTTGATGCAGAAAGTGAACGATTTGATGCAGAAGTGAACGATTATGATTGCAGAACGTGACGATAAAGTGAGAATGAACAGGCTATCACCATTCATCAGAGTTTCTCATTCCAAGAAATGGTCAATACGCCatttattttaacgtttaaactgtaaaaaaattgttttacctgCATTGACAATGCTCGTCCAATTACAACAAAAAGCACTCAATAATCTCATCACAACATTTTGGCTGAGAACAATCCATCATATTAGCGTTTAGTGACTGTTGTGTGTATTTGCAACTGAAAATGCATACACGTTGGCTGTTGAAGGTCAGCCAACACCACAATGATGATCATATCGTCACAACAACAGTGTTGTGTGCATTTGTTGTTAAATCAGGTGaaaaattaaatgacaaagaACAGTATTCAGAAGGCTAAGGCGGTTTTTCATTTATAAGTTCTTTATATTGATGTCAATTATGCAAAAAAGGAGATAAAAGTGTGGGCttccatattaaaataaaatctgttactaaaagtctactttttcatacattaaacagtacttacttaaaaatatatttgtacgtGATTAAgaattcttaaaatttcaaatttcggTTATTTACAATGTTTGGTTTTTTGAGAATTCCAAAGGATTGTagaaataaaagcaacaatgtaCAAAGGGAatcttgtttattaaaaaaaaggaatttgtGTGGAAATGAAGTCAAAAGGCTTACATAAGTGACAACCcctatgtgttaaaaataaataattgttgtctttattttctaaataaaatttagtttacaaaataaagcagctgtttttagttttattttatagtaaataagttCTTTTTAAGAAATGAACCTTATCTTTATAAtggatatatgttttataaatactaattctaacaCATACAATTTCTTCTAAATGTATCcgagtttcaaaaaatattttagttttatggactccattcatagttttatttttatattgataaaacttggAACACAGCACTATTGTGAATATTGACGTTACctatcagaataattttaaaaatttagaaatattatctAAATGTCTTTTGTCCATAACTGTGTTGCAGAAGCTCTCGGAGTACCAGAAAAAGGAAGAAGGCAGAACAAATTGTGATGAAGGAGCAGCCAACTTTCAAAAAGCCTCCCGCCTTCCACTCACATCCGATCGTCCCCACACGTGTCTGTTGACCTCGCCTCTCACTCTGCCCTCAGCCTAAGATGGGCACGTTAGTGTCCCCACATCGCAGCCCCGCCACCCCCACTCTCCTGACCACCAGCACCATGGTGAACTGCCTCCAGCCCCTTAGATCCGAGCCCTGCCGGTGGCGAGATGAAGAAACAGTTTCTTCTCTTGCTCACCCAAGCCCATGGAAGCCCCCGCCAGCCCCGCCCCTGCCCCCCCGGAGCAGCCCAAACCCCCCATCCGACGACCCCCCTCATCTTCTCCTCTCAACCTCTATCAGGTCTCATCAGAGAAGAGAGCGCCGTTGAAAGAAAAACTCAGGGAAACTTGTCGAAGCTGTCATGACTAAAAACCTAAATCCGGAAAAAATCATCATATGCCTACGACAGAACGTGATGTTAAGAgggttttttaactaaaaaagtcAGTGGTACGTAGAGTTCTGATAGGACAGGAAGAGCAAGTTTTTCCTTCTTCCAGAAGGTTAAGGTCATTGTCTCTTCTTCTAGGCAAAGAGGCATTAAATTGTACACCAAATGGGATTTTTTTGGCCACTGCGCATTTTTGATACTACCATAGAGATGCAAAAACGGTCAGTgaccttaaaatatttatgtttgaatttaaTTCCTCTGTGTTTAGTAGAAGAGAAAATGTACTTTCCTATCTGGTAAAAGTTATTTCTGCTTGACCTAACCAATCAAACTCTGGTGATGTTAACGTATCGTACCAAAAATCAAGAATTGAtagcatattatttattttaaacacagatatttattttgtacttaattaagATCTTCCCGTCTGTCCTAATAGTAGGTTgtcgtatttatatttttcctaatttGTGGGCTAGATAACTCTATTGTATCAACATGTAAAGTTATCCATGTGAAATGTATTTTGTACAAAAGTGTTTAGCAAGATAAGAAACGACTTTATAAAACggtgatataaatttttagaaagcATTTAAGTTAACTGCGATATTTGTGTTGATTTTCTTCAAGGGATAGATCCTCATGTTTTCTGTGttagatgttatatttatttaaccaaagaaatatttattaattttatattgttaacaaaagTACAAAGATAGTCTGAATGTAATGAAAAATGTGAATGTTCttagtttaaaactgttttatttcgaacattattatgtaaatatcGAAGTCGTATTAGTATTAAATGTTACCATTAATTTTGTAGTGAGGAATAACTGCAGTATTACTCTTCAACATTTATTAACGATAGTTCACCACTGTAtttttttcagtatgtttttgTTACGTTTGtttgtaaaccaaaaataaaataatttattgtcttcCCTTCCATTTTACTACCTACTTACCCTAATACACGCAGGACGCACTGATGAGAGGGGGGAGAGATGAATCTGCCCCCCCTCAaggagtattttatttaaaaatcatttgttGTTAGTTGTCTATTTTCCCGAACTAAAAATGAACGTTTATGTTGGAGACTTTGATCAATCAATCATaatctaaacattttcaaattttaccaactattttaattttttgaatttcacGGCACTAGTGCACatgtaataattcaattttgtttaaaaccgctaaatatttgaatttcatcATCACGCAGCAACTACAAAGaagttagtttaataatattttatagcctATCTGTACCCGGATAATGTTTAGTAACCgagtaaaaaatttattcaaaatgatTTAGATTCATATGTTACAGGGTACTCCTAATTGGGTACAGTTACATGTTCCAGTCATATAAATCTAAAACCAGTCCTGCGTAATTTTTTTTGGCAGAAGTATTTTGGTTTGAcagttatgattaaatttttctCTAGTTCAATAATGAATTagcatataaactgtattttttgcaGAAGATTGTAATTATCCCTGTATAAGCTTCTGTTGATTGGTGGTATCTGATTTTACTGTAAACATTATACACTCTGATCTGATCTTTGCCCTTTTTTGTTAGTTCAGGAGTACCATACAATAACGATGTTAAgacctaatatttcaaaattgtcttATATTTCTTTCTGGGGGAGGGACACTGGACCCCTCTGTTGATGTGGTGGGGGTTCCAATTACCCGGGTGTTTCTGGGCACCTCCCCCCccaggaaaaagtttttttaattagcgTAGAAAAAATTAAAGGTGGCAACGTcctagtaatattattataacataaattctTGGCCATCATAATCTTCACcaattttgaagttattatttgAAACGGTTTAAACTTCTTTGTAGCATTCCAAGagatttttccttttttactcaAATTCTGATCAGATGATGATCAtctcattgttttatattattctgagCACAACcgtagctattgtgggaagggttgattcaatgtggaTGTTAGAGCTTATAGCTCCAGGCATGGTCAGAGAGAAGGCTCAGCATTAAGCTACAAGAGGGGTTTGTTATAGGCTAGAGTAGCCTacttattgtacaatatttttattaaataaataaaaatgttgtactcTATTGGGTGtaccttgaataaaaaataaagtgaacaacAGACAAAAAcgacaatattacaatatagCGGTTTgtataaattgatattaaataaattgtacttaatcaACCCACTTCACATAAACAACTTGTATTATATGAATTATGAAAACACATCATTACAAATAATGtagggtagggtccaataagcggacccc
Proteins encoded in this region:
- the LOC124375188 gene encoding uncharacterized protein LOC124375188, with protein sequence MADAEGKKNSRTNFPGNLSQPHYKKVIRRRSSSMLNDDDFQCPICERRLSLEKEIWRSIMEKLHPNGELSEYQKKEEGRTNCDEGAANFQKASRLPLTSDRPHTCLLTSPLTLPSA